A region of Osmerus eperlanus chromosome 9, fOsmEpe2.1, whole genome shotgun sequence DNA encodes the following proteins:
- the sdsl gene encoding serine dehydratase-like has protein sequence MASPGVYHVNTPLLESIDMSRRAGTAVYLKMENSQPSGSFKIRGIGHLCQKLAGPGSKGVVCSSGGNAGMATAYVARKLNIPAIIIVPSSSPELVVQKLRDQGATVRVVGKVWDDANTEAMRLTQTDGLTYVPPFDNPLLWQGHASVIREIWACLPVKPGAVVVSVGGGGLLCGVVEGMREVGWGSVPILAMETEGAHCFNAAVKTGRIVTLPDITSEAKCLGAKTVCQRAFDYSQEENCPIISELVSDKQALEAVETFLDEERVLVELACGASLAAVYSGLIQKLQDEGRLPRPLGPLVVIVCGGSSVNMSQMQHLKKILHT, from the exons ATGGCAAGCCCCGGTGTTTACCACGTCAACACTCCGCTCCTGGAGAGCATAGACATGTCCAGGAGAGCTGGTACTGCAGTCTACCTAAAGATGGAAAATTCCCAACCCTCCGGATCGTTCAAGATTCGTGGTATCGGTCACCTATGTCAGAAG TTAGCAGGACCAGGATCTAAAGGAGTGGTCTGTTCTTCAG GTGGCAATGCTGGCATGGCGACTGCGTATGTGGCTAGAAAACTCAATATCCCAGCAATCATCATtgttccctcctcctcaccggaGTTGGTTGTGCAGAAGCTAAGGGACCAGGGAGCCACTGTGAGGGTGGTGGGCAAG gtgtgGGATGATGCCAACACGGAAGCCATGCGTCTGACCCAGACAGATGGGCTCACCTACGTGCCTCCGTTCGACAACCCTCTGCTTTG GCAGGGCCATGCCAGTGTTATCCGGGAGATCTGGGCCTGCCTGCCAGTGAAGCCTGGGGCTGTAGTAGTgtctgtgggtggagggggcctCCTctgtggggtggtggaggggatgagggaggtggGCTGGGGCTCTGTGCCCATCCTCGctatggagacagagggagctcACTGTTTCAATGCAGCAGTGAAGACTGGGAGGATTGTTACCCTGCCTGACATCACCAG CGAGGCTAAGTGTTTAGGAGCTAAGACTGTGTGTCAGCGGGCGTTTGATTATAGCCAAGAGGAGAACTGCCCCATCATCTCAGAGCTGGTGTCAGACAAGCAGGCCCTGGAGGCTGTGGAGACCTTCCTGG ATGAGGAGCGTGTTTTGGTTGAGCTGGCGTGCGGAGCGTCGTTGGCGGCGGTTTATAGCGGGCTTATCCAGAAGCTGCAGGATGAAGGTCGCCTGCCTCGCCCTCTTGGCCCCCTGGTGGTCATCGTGTGCGGTGGCAGCAGCGTCAACATGTCCCAGATGCAGCACCTCAAAAAGATCCTGCACACTTGA